GCTTATAACGTTCTTGTACCTGCTGTGATTTGTAGTAATTGTATATTTTAAATTTTAACGCTTGATGTAGGTAGGACGAAATGGATGTATGAATTTTTATTGTTTCTCTGTTTTGCCACAGTTCGGTGAATAGATCTTGTATAAATTCCTTGACAATTTCGTCATCAGCCAACCTTCTGTGCGCTTGATCGAAAAGTTTAGGCCAATATTTGTGATAAATTTGTTCGAAAGCCTTTATATTGCCCGACTTTAGTTTTTGGAAGATATCGATTTCCGACATTTTCTTGCTTACTGACATAAAAATGGGATACTTTTAAAAAAAAAATTATTTCC
This Olivibacter sp. SDN3 DNA region includes the following protein-coding sequences:
- a CDS encoding RNA polymerase sigma-70 factor: MSVSKKMSEIDIFQKLKSGNIKAFEQIYHKYWPKLFDQAHRRLADDEIVKEFIQDLFTELWQNRETIKIHTSISSYLHQALKFKIYNYYKSQQVQERYKQFIDTQRPPHLTNNITEERINYIDLHQALKHSIEKLPNQTKLAYKLKQEGGLTYSEIAATLKISTSTVEKHIMKALKLIREELKHFIWLLFILF